The Bubalus bubalis isolate 160015118507 breed Murrah chromosome 21, NDDB_SH_1, whole genome shotgun sequence genome segment AGAGTATATTGCAAAAAAAGGCAAGGGTAAGAACAATTtaaaatcatacacacacacacacacacacacacccttccaaTGCCCTCTGAAGGTAAGAACAACTTAAagtaaaaaaacacacacacaccttctagTGCCCTCTGAAGGTAAAGTTAAGCAACCTGCTTCTTTAAGCTTCTTCCAGAAGGGAAGGGGAAGACAAGAGACAGCATGGCTTTTCAAGTTGGACCTCAGAGAGAGATGAGTGAGAGATGaggtggagagggaggcaggggccaTCTGATCACTTTGAGCACTTTGGGCTCTATCCTGAGTGTGATAAGAAGTCATCGAAGGGTTTGAAGGCAGAGGATGCCCTGTGGGGATGgtgaggctggaggcagagaggctgtGGCTGAGAAGAAATGATGGATGCCTGGAATGCAACAGTAATGGGGCAAAACAATAGATTTGAGAGATGCGTAGGGCAGGGAATGTATAGCACTTGGTGACTGATTATTTatggggaagagaaggaagaatcaCAGATGACTTGTAGTTTTGGGTAGTGAGGCAAAAAGTAATGCCATTAACTGAGTAACAATATATACAAAGATAGCAAGGCTTTTTATCATCCCAGGGAAATTCCaaataattataaagtaaaaGGGATGATGAACTAGAGGGGTAGAACGGAGTGGGGATGGAGTTTCAAGAGGAAGGCGATATCTATATAtgattatgactgattcacgttgatgtatggcagagaccacctcgacattgtaaagcaattatcctcaaagTAAAAGTAAACTCCAAGGATGTTCTTCACATACTCTTCATAATTTGGCTATAATTAAATGATCAAAGACAagtattcttttaattaattgattaacaGACCTCCTTTGGGAACTTATACTTCCAcaacatttaccaagagagactTACCATTATATGGAATCTAAATGAATCTTGACTGTGATAATATAATATGCTTATGTTTGGTTCTGTGTAGCACAGTGTAAACCCAGAAATATGCCTGTAATGATAACCAAATTTATATGGTACTTTACAGCCTATATAAATCCACTATTTTCTGTGAGTCCCATAACAACCTAGCCAGGGGAGCCAATTCCTTCCCTCCTTTATAAGCATCAAGGCCAGGACAGCTTGTGGAAGAACCATAGGCAATATGtcgaaatatttaaaatttataagtcCAGTTTGACAAAAATGTCTTCATAACCACGAAAATAGACATCATGTATAAAGTTAAGGGTTTTTATATGACTGAAGTTGGCAAAATATAATATATGATGAAATTTAATTATCCTTGGGCTtcatttgtggctcagctggtaaagaatctgtctgcaatgtgggagacctgggttccatccctgggttgggaagatcccctggagaagggaaaggctacccactgcagtattctggcctggagaattccatggactatatggggtcgcaaagagtcgaacacaactgagtgactttcactttcacttatcctTGTTCATTCCTGGCATCAAGTTGAGTTGGCAGTGTTTGGATGGATAATAAAATAATGACCTGtgtgattcataattttttacataattattCTAAAGGATCAATTTTTCTTATCTTCCTTTCAGTAAAATCATAAATTGTGCTATTATAAACCGGATTTTCACATGGTTGATGTCCTGTTAACAGTGATGCCAAATGAGACACATCTTTTTTGAGTCAGTGTAGCTCTTCgatagtctttttaaaattaagtttgagAAAGCTTCACTGTGCTGAAACAGAgttgaaaataaattatgaaatttacTTATCATGTCCATTTAATGATATTATATCTGATGAATTATCATTGTAGAAAAAGATGTTAACTTCCTCACATAAACTGCTATCacttattttgtcattttaattatctctttaatgaaaaaaatgaggagAACCATGTAATGTGAAGAACCAATATCAAACTTCTAGACACACACATCTGCAAATTTAAAAGTAGtattaattacaaaatatttgcCTCCATGTGCAACTGTAATGCATACTGTGCTAATTTGTAAGAAACCACACAAACCACTGGAACGACAactcaaacagaaagaaaaacaagaagatTGATATGCAATACTACAAGGAACCCTACTTTGTTATTTAAGAATGGCATTCATGTTGAGAGGAAGGATCTGACTAATTAATCAATCTATCCATGTTCTTACCAAACTAAGTACTCCTACTGTTTAGAATCTTGCTGCCTTGTGAGCAGAGTCTATCTCTGATAGTGGTGATGGCcacaaaaaaatcacattagATGTAGTATACTGTAATCACATTGGATGTTTTGTTTTGAGGACATGAATAAAGCAAGTGGAGAAGCATTTCCCTGGGTTCTGAGAGTGCTTATTCCTGAGAGTTCAGAGTTACAGGTTACCAGTTTCCATGTGAGAGGCacccatatcttctttatttgtcttatgacagcttttttttttgaatataaatttatttaattggaggctaattactttacagtattatattggttttgccatacatcaacatgaatccgccacgggtgtttgaaagtgttagtcgctctgtcgtgtccgactctgcgaccccatggactgtagcctgccaggttgttctgtccatggaatttcccaggcaagaatactggaatgtgttgccatgcccttctccaggcgatcttcctgacccagagatcaaacctgtgtctcctgcattgcaggcagattctttaccatctgagccactaggagaTAGAATTCACATAACATGATACTCATCCCTGGAAAGTGGTTTTTCGTATATTCACCCTAAAAGTAAACTCTGAACCCATTACCAGTCACCTCCTGTACCTGTCTTTCCACCAGCCCCTGGCAAAAATTAATCTACTTAACGTGTCTATGGAATTATTCTGGACATCTCATATAAATAGGATCATATAATTTGTGGctgtttgtgtctggcttctttcatttaacatattttcAGCATTTAACTGTGTTGCGGCATTGTCAGCACTTCAttgctttttatagctgaatactCTGTGATATggatatcacattttgtttattcatttatgagTCAGTGGACATTCAGGTTTGTGTACTATttgactattacaaataatgccaCTGTGAAGGTTTGCATACAAGTTTTTGtgggacatgttttcatttctcttgggtccACACCTAGGATTGGAGTTACTAGGACACGCGGTTACTCTATGCACAGTGTTTTAAGGAACTAATCAAATGACTTTACAAAGTAGTTGTGCAATTTTACAACTCTACTAGCAAAATAGGaaagttctaatttctccacatgctTGTCAACACGTGTAGTTGCCTTTTTCATTATAGCTATGTTAGTGCTGCATTATTGTTTAAACCCTTTACAAGTGTTAACTTATTTGATCCTCTCAATAATGCTATATCCAGAAAAGGGAATtcagagaggttcagtaactTGCTGAACACTCAGGCACTGGAGAGTGGTGGAGCTGTAACAAGGAATATGTTACACAAAGAAAACTCTGGACACTCAAGGGAATGATAACAATTTGGGGAGACTTTCACCTCTTTTAAATGAGATCTTCCTAAATTTAATAAGATAAAACTATCTATTCTATGTAAGATAGGCTCCTGTTGATGTATACTTAATCCGCTTCTGACTTACGTTTCAGAGTTAGGCTGTATTGGGGCTCAATATTGAAAACAAGAGGGAGTAAAGTaatctctgaatattcatttcaaTTAAGGCAAATTTTCCATTtagttaagaataaaatatattagccactgatattaatatttcatgattattaatttgaaattttaaaaagacttcaaAAGTTGTGTTCTCCAAGTATGTTTTTTAGTATTCTTGGGCAAAAACAATTTCTGAAGTACATATTTCCACATTCTTAATGAATTCAGTGGAAATTGACATAAGagccatttttatgttttaattccaTGAATACACACACcaccttttaaaattctaattttatagtaatttataattgtaaaaagcaaagagtcagacatgattgagcaactttcattttatatatctttataataATCAAACAGAagtatatcttttaatatttgctctcaAAAGTATAAGTGtcagctttttaaggaacatagcaattaagtaaatataattaatttagtGCCTATAAAAGAGTCTTCAACTCTTACTTTGGGAATCTGATTTCCaggtgcacgtgtgctcagtcatatccgactctttgtgactccatggactgtagcccaccagtgtcttctgtccatgggattctccaggcaagaatactggagtgggttgccatgccctcctccaggagatcttcccgattaAGGGATGTGAACACCCGACTCTTAATGTCtacctgaattggcagatggattctttcccactagtgccacctgattTCCAGGACTATGTGCTGTTTAAGAATACACTTGTGTATGAGTACAAAAAACTCCAAGGCTGAGTTGTCTTTGGAAGAGACATCACGATGGAAGATACTGCTCATTTCCTAACTGCTTATACAGACAGTGATAGTCAATAGATAAGGagcagagggaagaaggaaaaggtaTTTGTAGAATCAGTGACCCACTCATGTTCCTTCTGAccatttccttattctttttatgttgttaaattttatctttactttttattttttgaccacggcacatagcatgcaggatcttagttccccgaccagagatcaaacccgcattccctgcagtggaagcatggaatcttaacctggacaaccagggaagtctctccttATTGCTTCTTAAGTACCTTATTTACTTGAAGCACTTGAAAGGCCATTTTAAAGTTCAGGTTACAAGTTGCCTTACAAAAAGCAGGACTGCTTCAGAGGAAACAGAGTTACAGAGGAAGGTTGGTAGGAAGAAATGATTAGTTTGGAGGAAAAAATCTGTTCTCTTTTAGAACAGATTTGTATGTTTGTAGTTTGGggcattttatgtgtatatagtGTCATTTGTTCACAGGGAGTCATTCCTGATGATGTTGTACGGATATGCACACTGTAACATTGTTATTACTTTAAcagtttcattgagatataattcacataccatgcaTTTCATTCACTTAtatgtataatcctttttatgaTATATAGGAGtacaatgttatatataatatgggACCCCATGATATACCTTTTAAAGCTCACAGTCTCTTGGTGGTAGAGTTTAAATGTACAAGAAAAATTATAGGGCCCAAGTAATTAGCTTTCAAAAAGTCTAATAAACATCCACAGtagctttgtttttgctttaaggAAGCAAACCCTTTTGCTTTAAGGAAGGAAGTTAGAGATGTTTGCCTCTCTGTAAGTTTAAATGCAATTATAAAATTTCCACCACCTTCAGTGGTGTGGACAGTGTTATTTTCATGTTGTTAAAACACGGAGTGAAGCTGTTTGAAGTTCTGAAGCATAACTTCGCAAGTTTTCCAGTATAGCCATGGTATATAGCAAAAATTttagtttgtttccttttatgaCTTTGGTTATACACATGGAAGTCATTCTCATGGTTATAGTTTTCACTGTCGGTGGTGATCGTTAGGGTTTTAGTAGGTGATAATCAATCATGTCCTTTTCCTTGATTTGTTCAGcaacaaatgagaaataaaatgcaggagtcagacagaaatgaaaatatcagCTTTATTGCTGATAAAATGGATTGTAAAGCAAGGCTTAGGTATATAGCCGTAAAGGCTCCCTTGGATCATTGATTAGGTTTGGTGCTAGTACtggaaaattcaaaataacaGTGGCATCAATGATGGAAAGACTATTTCGCACCTACAAGTCCAGAGGGGTCAGATCAAGACTGGTACAGAGCATTGCCCAATATACCATCCCCAGACTCCTTTCAGTGTTGCTGCTTTGCTGTGTatggtttccttttcatttagggGACTAGGATGCATGCTCCAGCTCCAGTTATCATATATACTTTAcagccaagaagaaaaaaagaggtggGTAAGGGAAGGATGTCTCAATTTAAGGACACATTTTCCCTCATATTTCACTAACTGCAACATAGTCCCTTAGACACATCTAACTAGGAAAAATGAGTACAGTAATatatgaatgagttctgttccaagagttaataagtccaatttgttcattaagtccaacaaagttagcctaggtacccaactaacatgggcttcccgggtggtggtagtgataaagaatccatctgccaatccaagagacacaggagagtcAGGTTCGAtcgctaggtcaggaagatccgctggaggaggaaaaggcaacccactccagaattcttgcctggaaaattccatggacagaggaaggagcctggcgggctatagtccatggggtcacaaagagttggacataactgagcacacacccaacTAAAACAATTGACTATAAAGTACTGTACTGTGGTAGGTTTATGATACTTTTCACACaagtacataaaaaacaaacatacacacaaaataaaacatttttaatcttacagtacagtaccttgaaaagtacattaGTGCAGTACaatagctggcatacaggggctggcactgAGTGCACAGGCCAGGAGAGTTACTGACTAAAGGAGGTGAGTGATGGTAGAGCTGAAGCttcgtcagcaataggagatggagggcaagctgcaactTCACTCACACCTGACGATGGAAtgcatgtttgcatctttgacagtttgcaacttgaaggtttgcaTGTAGAGTACTTACTATGTTCTCGATAGTCACATATCCAACTAAAAACTGAGAATTCTGATAGGAAGGGAGAAAGTGTTGCTGGACAATCTGTAGTCTGTGCCACATTCCCAAATTAAACTTATGCAGCCAGGCAACCACTGGCCTCCCGTAGAGTAAGGGGTGAGTGAGCTGCTTACTGGAGAGTAGGGACCAACCTCGAGGGTAAGTTGCTTATAAGAAGGGAACCCAGGAAGGGCTGAGTCAACAAGCTTggttctttctcattctcttccacTGCGAGGCCAGACACACTTGTCTTAGGCTCTTCCTTCCTCACTCGTGTCTGGCTTTGCTGTGGGGCAGTACAGGGAGCTGTCATAGGGCAGGAATGCAGCACATGATCTGGCACCACAGTAACAAGGTTTCCTTAATTTCCCATTATCTAACCTTTCTTTGTCTTCACTATTCATTAGATTAAGAAATCTTCCTGAGTAATCATAAGAGAGTTCTTCTTCTGGCAGAATGTCTCTGGCTGCAAAAAGTGCCAACTTTGGTACCATTGAGTCTATTCGGACAGGAATCATCAACAGGTTTGGCTCACAAGAATGGTTAAGGAATCTTCCAATATTTCCTATAGAGGCAGGATCCACAAATGTTTCCATTACCTGCCCATTATAGACATGCTCCCTGATGGCTATAATGTAATTCGAATCATGTATTGTTTGTAACTGAACTCTTCTCTGCACTTCAGAGATTCCTAACACCTCACCGGCATATTCACAGACAAACCGTCCTTTTGGTATGAAGTCCAGGGTACGAAGTCCCCAGCCTTTGTGATCTGTCTTGAACACCTGGAGGTGGAACTGCAGACCCCACTGGACCACTCTGTTCCTGCAGCGCTCGCTGCACTGGCACAGGACATTGCACTCGAAAACTGGCTCAGCGCACTTTGCTTCGGATCCTATATCTCTGAGGCATGAACGATCGTCATAGTTATTCTCATGACGGAGACAGGAGCAAGTACCAGGGAGGCAGGGAGTTTTGAGACAAGCACATCCAGGAAAGGTTATTTGAGAGGGATCTGTATCTGCTCCAGGCCCAGCTACATGATCAGGAGTATACTgcaaaaagcagaaacactgtAAGTCAGCATGGTACATCATATATCTCATCTGTATTTCAAGCAGCTCTTGCTGAAACACTTCCCGATTccaacaaacagaacaaaaatgacaaaatatattaaaatattgtctGAAAAcatctccaatttaaaaaaaaataaggttattTCTTAGACTTAAAATTCGGTGGTTTCCTTTTAGGTATTGGAATAACACTaggaaaaaattatgtattttccctggtggctcagatggtaaagcgtctgcccgcaatgcgggagacctgggttcaatccctgggccaggaagatcccctggaaatggcaacccactccagtactcttgcctagaaaattcaatggatggaggagcctggtgggctacagtccatggggttgcgaagagtcggacatgactgaatgacttcactttctttcttatcaGATATTGGAAATTTTGTAATCCATTTTGTTTCCCTCTTGGCTTTAAGTGTCAGGAAAATTGGTGCTGAATTTAGTTTTTGAAAACAGCTAagtattttctctttggtttttgaTCTCTTTTACATTTATCTGataatatacatgtacatatgtatttttattgtgaGTTACCTGAGATCTTTTTTTAGGATAAGAAAGTCATAAATGATAAATCAATGACCTTTTGGAGAGTCTTCCAttgattttttgaaagaatttttaaaatttgaagattacctaaactcatgtattctttcatctttttaaaaacactgttacCTTGTAATTCTACTTGAGTCTTCACAATGTTCAAAGCAGAAATTTGGCAAAAAACTTGCAGACAGAATTCGAAAACTGGTTATATAATAGCAATAGATACTGAAATTTATTGTAgatatattgtatacatatatacacaatagaaatCTTGTTCATATTAAGTGTGAAAGggataaaacaaaaaagtttctTGGTCTTTTAAATgtatctgtcttttaaaaatgtcacatTTATAACATGTTACGAAAAATAAGTCCTAACTTTAAAATCTCTGTGTGAAGCCTTACCTCCAGTTATTTCCTCACTGGCAGAATGAAGCATGTTCTCAAACCCTGAAGATCAAAGTATCTCTGGTGAGTCCagtgtatttctttatatatagagTAATTCATTGACTTATACTTGTTTTGTTCCAAAAAGGAACTTTTTAATGAGACTTAGAAAGAAGTAAGATAAACAAACAACAGATAAGGAAAGTAAGGTGAAGTGAAAAATAAGTCAAGCGAGCTTAGATACCTAAGTGTGCAGGAGTAGACTGGACATCCGGCTGTGCGCCAGGATAGTCAAAGAGGGAAATGTGGTTAGATGTATGGCTTGTACTGTCCTAAGGAACAGTCTTACTGTTCAGAAGCATTGACTTTTTCCAGTATGGAGATGGGAGAGAAATGTCACCAATGAGTCTGTCAAATTGTTC includes the following:
- the LOC102410920 gene encoding histone-lysine N-methyltransferase SETMAR, with the protein product MATCEEASEALKDQLDVARGLENLPVSAWPPGAEPEPFQYTPDHVAGPGADTDPSQITFPGCACLKTPCLPGTCSCLRHENNYDDRSCLRDIGSEAKCAEPVFECNVLCQCSERCRNRVVQWGLQFHLQVFKTDHKGWGLRTLDFIPKGRFVCEYAGEVLGISEVQRRVQLQTIHDSNYIIAIREHVYNGQVMETFVDPASIGNIGRFLNHSCEPNLLMIPVRIDSMVPKLALFAARDILPEEELSYDYSGRFLNLMNSEDKERLDNGKLRKPCYCGARSCAAFLPYDSSLYCPTAKPDTSEEGRA